One segment of Brassica napus cultivar Da-Ae chromosome C3, Da-Ae, whole genome shotgun sequence DNA contains the following:
- the LOC106405375 gene encoding protein HESO1 has product MESRSGVAEENTVSSKGIRKKVKNSESVALQRYKIDTYNLVDLDKVLNDVYCSCRPVSADYEARKDTLKHINALAFDIYGDSKGGRPVLKAYGSFAMDMFFARSDLDVSINFGDGVSELPRDSKLQILERFAEKLRSLQGEGHVRNVVSILSARVPIVRFLDQRTSVECDLAVDSKESVLNSRIIQIISQIDDRFQKLCLLIKHWAKAHDVNSALRNTLNSISITLLVAHHLQTQDPPILPPFSLLFKGNIITYSKFVNKRTQEFLNREKRNKESLGRLFVTFFVKLQSVEFLWRQGLCVSLRSGLWISKRWRRAGVGINVEDFLDVSQNVARVVNDRGAKKIYSSINQTVEELFEFLNGKIDGAHLKDKLFVPQPLVEPPPPPPAPQVEVYHQPPHHIYRCDEFKGHHNKRPRFGNGDHITVRHRHGGEEPIHAAGDDSHAIDLPPPPPPFGRVYRIYCDKFGPQNLP; this is encoded by the exons ATGGAATCTCGAAGTGGTGTGGCTGAGGAAAATACTGTTTCAAGTAAAG GGATTCGAAAGAAGGTGAAGAACTCTGAGTCAGTAGCGTTACAGAGATACAAGATTGATACTTACAACTTAGTGGATCTTGATAAGGTTTTGAATGATGTCTACTGCTCTTGTCGACCTGTTTCTGCTGACTACGAAGCTAGGAAGGATACTTTGAAACACATCAACGCATTGGCTTTTGATATCTATG GAGATTCTAAGGGTGGCAGGCCGGTCCTCAAGGCGTATGGGTCTTTTGCGATGGATATGTTTTTCGCGCGGAGTGATTTAGATGTGTCTATTAACTTTGGTGATGGAGTATCTGAGCTTCCTCGTGATTCGAAGCTCCAAATCCTTGAAAGATTTGCGGAAAAGCTCCGCTCTTTGCAGG GAGAAGGGCATGTTAGGAATGTTGTATCCATCTTGAGTGCTAGGGTGCCAATTGTCAGGTTCCTTGATCAAAGGACTTCTGTTGAATGTGATTTGGCTGTTGATAGCAAAGAAAGCGTATTGAATTCACGGATCATTCAGATTATATCTCAGATTGATGACAGGTTTCAGAAACTTTGTCTGTTG ATTAAGCATTGGGCCAAAGCACACGATGTTAACAGTGCGTTACGCAACACTCTGAATTCTATATCTATAACGTTGCTAGTCGCTCATCATTTACAG ACTCAAGATCCTCCCATTCTACCTCCATTCTCTCTACTATTTAAAGGTAATATCATCACATATTCAAAGTTTGTGAAT AAAAGGACGCAGGAGTTCTTGAACAGGGAGAAGCGAAATAAAGAATCTTTGGGTAGACTCTTTGTAACGTTTTTTGTCAAG CTGCAATCTGTAGAGTTCCTATGGAGACAAGGACTCTGCGTCAGTTTGCGGAGTGgtctttggatatccaaaaggTGGAGAAGAGCTGGTGTCGGGATtaat GTTGAGGATTTTTTGGACGTGTCTCAAAATGTTGCAAGGGTGGTTAATGACAGAGGAGCTAAAAAGATTTACAGTTCTATAAATCAAACTGTCGAGGAACTTTTTGAATTTCTTAATGGCAAGATCGATGGAGCACATCTCAAAGACAAGTTGTTTGTCCCCCAACCCCTTGTggagcctcctcctcctcctcctgcgcCGCAAGTCGAAGTTTACCATCAACCACCTCATCACATCTACAGATGTGATGAGTTTAAGGGTCATCACAACAAAAGGCCTCGTTTTGGAAATGGTGATCATATCACCGTTCGCCATAGGCATGGTGGTGAAGAACCAATCCATGCAGCAGGTGACGACAGTCATGCAATTGATCTgccaccgccaccaccacctTTTGGCAGAGTTTATAGAATTTATTGTGATAAATTCGGTCCTCAAAACCTCCCCTGA